The Monomorium pharaonis isolate MP-MQ-018 chromosome 5, ASM1337386v2, whole genome shotgun sequence genome includes a window with the following:
- the LOC105840741 gene encoding protein hunchback codes for MKRYHEDNVQFLGPNQQQHEQQQQTAAEKQRCPLLPQTTPVWGDRNVSVQSAEETNNNIDFLFDHSIPSTSDSKFPTCDTPISMNDVNSPPPGSNSTENSIPMMNNHPSDAAQLPRICKLCPCVSTTRNEYINHVITHCTITRSSHVENDFFNEPSDDDKKTEVFSNESRSKGKKKNKVSKPKTCPKHTCGFIANTKLDLWQHLREHFFVHEDCSGFVCPYCRFATFFKHHMTFHWFSAHDDFKAFACEECSYACVSKSMLTSHKKTHSAVYQYNCGTCVYKTKFCNAIKRHLKETLHTPGPVLNPDGTPNPFATIDVYGSKRGPRRKPHMEQKRKLTEDSEIDMPSTSEITSPISLPPPSVPVLSVPIPISSAPAISSIATSNLPKSELIPLQTRMLSPIQRSPNQMSLIPVSHYGSPHSNSLDTASLATCNSTNFVDELNPNDPYNILCQLVYKEILTCQMDAEERGRMFRLLGNAQRFCSNGPGHIEHLTKAAAVNGDFFNKTELSSSSDEESSTSTTPVWEPQPQVLNQPNEPLDLSMSAMSKIEDQPQLQQSVASSSRHRKRKSKATKIEYPTINEYMNNNETQTQNTKGTHTKFFLPASELPLEAASQFNLERNIKTNVTHNAKKRKKSFICYYCHIMFENEIMYAIHMSFHNTEDPLMCSICYQQSTNIVAFFLHLIHKKH; via the exons ATGAAAAGATATCACGAGgataatgtacaatttttgGGACCAAATCAACAACAACATGAACAGCAACAACAGACTGCTGCCGAGAAGCAACGATGTCCCTTGCTTCCGCAAACCACGCCCGTTTGGGGTGATAGAAACGTG AGCGTGCAATCGGCGGAAGAAactaataacaatattgattTCTTGTTTGATCATTCGATTCCAAGCACATCCGATTCAAAATTCCCAACGTGTGATACACCGATCTCGATGAATGATGTGAATAGTCCGCCACCTGGATCTAATTCAACTGAAAATAGCATTCCAATGATGAATAATCATCCCAGTGATGCTGCACAGTTACctagaatttgtaaattatgtcCTTGCGTTTCGACAACTAG AAATGAGTACATCAATCACGTGATCACACATTGCACAATCACAAGAAGTTCGCACGTTGAAAACGACTTTTTCAACGAACCCTCTGATGATGACAAAAAGACTGAAGTTTTCAGTAATGAATCACGAAGTAAggggaagaagaaaaataaagtttcaaaGCCGAAAACTTGCCCCAAGCATACCTGCGGTTTTATAGCGAATACAAAATTGGATTTGTGGCAGCATTTACGTGAACACTTCTTTGTGCATGAAGATTGTTCCGGCTTTGTTTGTCCTTATTGTCGATTCGCTACCTTCTTCAAGCATCACATGACATTCCACTGGTTCAGTGCTCATGATGATTTTAAGGCGTTCGCGTGTGAAGAGTGTTCGTATGCGTGCGTGAGCAAATCAATGCTAACTAGTCACAAGAAAACGCATTCGGCGGTTTATCAGTACAATTGCGGGACGTGTGTGTACAAGACCAAATTTTGTAACGCGATTAAAAGACATTTGAAAGAGACTCTGCACACACCGGGCCCAGTGCTGAACCCGGATGGGACACCGAATCCGTTCGCCACTATCGATGTTTACGGTAGTAAACGCGGACCTAGAAGAAAGCCACACATGGAACAGAAGAGGAAGCTAACAGAAGATTCCGAAATCGACATGCCATCAACTTCGGAAATAACTTCCCCGATTTCATTGCCCCCCCCGTCAGTTCCGGTATTATCAGTTCCGATTCCGATTTCGTCGGCTCCCGCGATTTCGTCGATTGCGACCTCAAACTTACCGAAGTCGGAACTGATACCGCTGCAAACTCGGATGTTGTCGCCGATACAAAGATCGCCGAATCAGATGTCGTTAATCCCAGTTTCTCATTACGGATCACCTCATTCTAATTCTCTAGACACAGCCAGTCTGGCTACATGTAATAGCACAAACTTTGTGGATGAATTAAATCCGAATGACCCGTATAACATATTGTGTCAACTTGTGTACAAAGAAATTCTAACATGTCAGATGGATGCCGAGGAACGCGGGCGGATGTTTCGTTTACTGGGAAATGCCCAAAGATTTTGTTCGAATGGCCCAGGACATATTGAACACTTAACTAAAGCGGCTGCTGTCAACggagatttttttaacaagacgGAATTATCTTCGTCCAGTGACGAAGAATCCTCGACATCCACAACACCGGTCTGGGAACCTCAGCCTCAAGTGTTGAACCAGCCAAACGAACCACTGGATCTTAGTATGTCTGCAATGTCGAAAATAGAAGATCAGCCGCAGCTTCAGCAATCAGTTGCGAGCTCCTCAAGACACAGGAAACGTAAGAGTAAAGCGACGAAGATAGAATATCCCACGATAAATGAATATATGAACAACAATGAAACACAAACACAAAATACAAAGGGAACTCACACGAAATTTTTCCTTCCAGCTAGTGAGTTGCCGTTAGAAGCGGCAAGTCAGTTTAAtcttgaaagaaatattaaaactaatgtgacacataatgcaaaaaaaagaaagaaatcatttatttgttattattgtcATATTATGTTTGAGAATGAGATTATGTATGCAATACACATGAGTTTTCATAATACTGAAGATCCTCTCATGTGTTCAATATGCTATCAGCAATCTACAAATATAGTTGCGTTCTTTTTACATCTTATTCATAAAAAGCATTAG